From a region of the Mycobacteroides saopaulense genome:
- a CDS encoding oxygenase MpaB family protein, giving the protein MTAVVEPAATQESRTGDWAQPVPELFDPLGLTATLSGQWLYLPAVGAAFIMQGMHPVIGDVTDRYSVADRDPTGRAIRSFDATQQWVFGGKAAIEQGYWLRTMHRPLQMQGETGDRQGKHISALDPEAYAWVIATAYAAGRRAAPWFLGRDLTDAEDEKLFQDNRLLARITQVPERGYPRTRAEFGEYYDRMVDKVLVNHPAIAENLSKLVDPLAAVADSPLVRRMPAWIPSDVVTGALKPARVPSSRLFFVLTFGAMDQRVRDILGVQWSRRDERLLKRFFAAYRIAYRVLPERLTYSPLAYYARRHQRVINTMRGRELTDFAAHDKGEPTSVRRARRGQ; this is encoded by the coding sequence GTGACTGCTGTGGTGGAGCCTGCGGCGACGCAGGAGTCGAGAACGGGCGATTGGGCGCAACCGGTGCCGGAGTTGTTCGATCCACTGGGTCTGACCGCCACCTTGTCGGGGCAATGGCTGTATCTGCCCGCGGTGGGCGCCGCGTTCATCATGCAGGGCATGCATCCGGTGATCGGCGATGTGACCGATCGCTATTCGGTGGCCGACCGGGATCCGACGGGCCGTGCGATCCGGTCGTTCGACGCCACGCAGCAATGGGTCTTCGGCGGCAAGGCCGCCATCGAGCAGGGGTATTGGTTGCGCACGATGCACCGGCCGCTGCAGATGCAAGGGGAGACCGGCGACCGGCAGGGCAAGCACATCAGTGCACTGGACCCGGAGGCGTACGCCTGGGTGATCGCCACCGCGTATGCGGCGGGTCGTCGGGCGGCGCCATGGTTCCTGGGACGGGACCTCACCGATGCGGAAGACGAAAAGTTGTTTCAGGACAACCGGCTGCTGGCCCGCATCACTCAAGTCCCCGAGCGCGGATACCCCAGGACGCGTGCGGAATTCGGGGAGTACTACGACCGGATGGTCGACAAGGTGCTCGTCAACCATCCCGCAATCGCGGAGAACTTGAGCAAGCTGGTCGATCCGCTGGCTGCCGTCGCGGACTCACCGCTGGTGCGTCGGATGCCGGCGTGGATTCCGTCGGACGTGGTGACCGGCGCGCTGAAGCCGGCGCGGGTGCCCTCGTCCCGGCTCTTCTTCGTCCTGACCTTTGGTGCCATGGATCAGCGGGTCCGCGACATCCTCGGCGTCCAATGGTCACGGCGCGACGAGCGACTTCTGAAGCGCTTCTTCGCGGCCTACCGGATCGCCTACCGAGTCCTGCCCGAGCGCCTCACCTATTCGCCGCTCGCCTATTACGCGCGCAGACACCAGCGGGTGATCAACACCATGCGAGGTCGAGAGCTGACGGACTTCGCGGCACACGACAAGGGCGAACCGACCTCCGTCCGCCGCGCTCGGCGAGGGCAGTGA
- a CDS encoding TetR/AcrR family transcriptional regulator, with protein sequence MTAEHRSSQLRKAPQQRRSRELVAKIVAATGKLLLAEGPDAITTNRIADITGISKGSIYQYFGTKDDIIMAAIRDAAERQLPAIRSALTTHALAPPHQMIDAAIDILIEFTTQNAATIRYLRKNPEFAREVEASSSMPVLMQTMVTLHVRQYRDQYCADLEPETIAWLFINSAIATTTAYFETGAPVDLEQLRTGLKRTASGLLAGA encoded by the coding sequence ATGACGGCGGAACATCGCAGTTCACAGCTACGCAAGGCGCCACAGCAGCGTCGGTCCCGGGAATTGGTCGCAAAAATTGTGGCGGCCACCGGGAAGCTGCTGCTCGCCGAGGGCCCCGATGCCATCACCACGAATCGCATCGCCGACATCACCGGTATCAGCAAGGGCTCGATCTATCAGTACTTCGGCACCAAGGACGACATCATCATGGCCGCCATCAGGGATGCCGCCGAGCGCCAGCTGCCGGCCATCCGCAGCGCGCTGACGACGCACGCACTCGCGCCACCGCACCAGATGATCGATGCCGCGATCGACATATTGATCGAGTTCACCACCCAGAATGCCGCCACGATCCGCTATCTACGCAAGAATCCCGAGTTCGCCCGTGAGGTCGAGGCCAGCTCGAGCATGCCGGTGTTGATGCAGACGATGGTCACACTGCACGTTCGGCAGTATCGCGATCAGTACTGCGCCGATCTTGAGCCCGAGACCATCGCGTGGCTGTTCATCAACTCGGCGATCGCCACCACAACGGCGTACTTCGAGACCGGCGCCCCCGTCGACCTCGAACAGCTGCGAACGGGGCTCAAGCGAACGGCGTCGGGTCTGCTGGCCGGCGCATAA
- a CDS encoding acetyl-CoA C-acetyltransferase translates to MATSSARKSDASQGRRRVAVLGGNRIPFARSDGAYANASNQDMLTAAITGASDRFNLKGERLGAVIAGAVLKLSRDFNLTRESVLGSPLSPYTQAFDLQQACGTGLQAAIVGADGIALGRYESVLAGGVDTTSDAPINFGDDLRHTLLAIRRAKDNVTRLKLLGKLPAALGVDIPQNGEPRTGLSMGEHAAITAKQMGVKRTEQDALAAASHQKMAAAYDRGFFDDLISPFLGLYRDDNLRPNSSVEKLATLKPVFGVKHGDATMTAGNSTPLTDGASVALLASEEWAAERNIPVLAYFVDGETAAVDYINGPDGLLMAPTYAVPRLLARNGLTLQDFDFYEIHEAFASVVLATLQAWESADYCKERLGLDAPLGAIDRSKLNVNGSSLAAGHPFAATGGRIVAQLAKQLAEKKAETGKPVRGLISVCAAGGQGVTAILEA, encoded by the coding sequence GTGGCAACTAGCTCGGCACGCAAGTCAGACGCTTCGCAAGGTCGCCGCCGCGTCGCGGTTCTCGGTGGTAACCGCATCCCCTTCGCACGTTCGGACGGCGCCTATGCGAACGCCTCCAACCAGGACATGTTGACCGCCGCCATCACCGGCGCGTCCGATCGCTTCAACCTCAAGGGCGAGCGCCTGGGCGCCGTCATCGCCGGTGCGGTGCTCAAGCTGAGCCGTGATTTCAATCTCACCCGCGAATCGGTGCTGGGCAGCCCGCTGTCGCCTTACACCCAGGCATTCGACCTGCAGCAGGCCTGTGGCACGGGTCTGCAGGCCGCCATCGTCGGTGCCGACGGCATCGCGCTCGGCCGCTACGAGTCGGTGCTCGCCGGTGGCGTGGACACCACCTCCGATGCACCCATCAACTTCGGCGATGATCTTCGCCACACCCTGCTGGCGATCCGTCGAGCCAAGGACAACGTGACCCGGCTCAAGCTGCTCGGCAAGCTGCCCGCGGCGCTCGGCGTCGACATCCCGCAGAACGGTGAGCCGCGCACGGGCCTGTCCATGGGCGAGCACGCCGCCATCACCGCCAAGCAGATGGGGGTCAAGCGCACCGAGCAGGACGCCCTGGCCGCCGCCAGCCACCAGAAGATGGCCGCTGCCTACGATCGCGGTTTCTTCGACGACCTGATCAGCCCGTTCCTGGGTCTGTACCGCGACGACAACCTGCGCCCGAACTCGAGCGTGGAGAAGCTGGCGACGCTGAAGCCGGTGTTCGGCGTGAAGCACGGCGACGCCACCATGACAGCGGGTAACTCCACCCCGCTGACCGATGGCGCCTCGGTGGCGCTGCTGGCCAGCGAGGAGTGGGCCGCCGAGCGCAACATCCCGGTGTTGGCCTACTTCGTCGACGGTGAGACCGCGGCCGTGGATTACATCAACGGTCCCGACGGTCTGCTGATGGCCCCGACCTACGCGGTGCCGCGTCTGCTGGCCCGGAACGGTCTCACCCTGCAGGACTTCGACTTCTACGAGATTCACGAGGCCTTCGCATCGGTGGTTCTCGCGACGCTGCAGGCGTGGGAGTCGGCGGACTACTGCAAGGAGCGCCTCGGGCTGGACGCACCTCTCGGTGCGATCGACCGGTCCAAGCTCAATGTCAACGGTTCCTCACTGGCTGCCGGGCACCCATTCGCGGCCACCGGTGGCCGCATCGTGGCCCAGCTGGCCAAGCAGCTCGCCGAGAAGAAGGCCGAGACCGGCAAGCCGGTCCGTGGCCTCATCTCGGTGTGCGCGGCCGGAGGCCAGGGCGTGACCGCCATCCTGGAGGCCTGA
- a CDS encoding 3-oxoacyl-ACP reductase has product MSPKLTDDLYALLVNSGPGNLLAGRLGIPQPENLRRYKKGQPALAGPVLIGGEGRLAEPLRAALADDYDLVSNNLGGRWADKFGALVFDATGITTPVELKQLHEFFTPLLRNVGKSGRLLVIGTTPDKAATTDERIAQRALEGFTRSLAKEFGNGATVQLVYLHPDAKTGATGLESTVRFILSAKSTYVDGQVFYVGADDSTPPADWDKPLAGKVAIVTGAARGIGETIAEVFARDGAAVVAIDMPSEELNELASRVGGTALALDVTAADAVDQITAHVKEHHGGKADILVNNAGITRDKLLANMDDARWDSVIAVNLLAPQRLTEGLIENGTIGDGGRIVGLASIAGIAGNRGQTNYGATKAGMIGITQALAPSLAEKGITINAVAPGFIETKMTAAIPLANREVGRRINSLNQGGEPVDVAETIAYFASPASNAVTGNVVRVCGQSWLGA; this is encoded by the coding sequence ATGTCCCCCAAGCTCACTGACGACCTGTACGCGCTGCTGGTCAACTCCGGGCCCGGCAACCTGCTCGCCGGCCGCCTGGGTATCCCGCAGCCCGAGAACCTGCGCCGCTACAAGAAGGGCCAGCCCGCACTGGCCGGGCCCGTGCTGATCGGCGGCGAGGGCCGCCTCGCCGAGCCGCTGCGCGCCGCGCTGGCCGACGACTACGACCTGGTCTCCAACAACCTCGGCGGCCGCTGGGCCGACAAGTTCGGCGCCCTGGTCTTCGACGCGACCGGCATCACCACCCCGGTCGAGCTGAAGCAGCTGCACGAGTTCTTCACCCCGCTGCTGCGCAACGTCGGCAAGTCGGGCCGGCTGCTGGTCATCGGCACCACCCCCGACAAGGCCGCCACCACCGACGAGCGCATCGCCCAGCGTGCCCTGGAGGGCTTCACCCGCTCGCTGGCCAAGGAGTTCGGTAACGGCGCCACCGTGCAGCTGGTATACCTGCACCCCGACGCCAAGACCGGTGCCACCGGCCTGGAGTCGACGGTCCGCTTCATCCTGTCGGCCAAGTCGACCTACGTGGACGGCCAGGTGTTCTACGTGGGCGCCGACGACTCCACCCCGCCCGCCGACTGGGACAAGCCGCTGGCCGGCAAGGTCGCCATCGTCACCGGTGCCGCCCGCGGTATCGGTGAGACCATCGCCGAGGTGTTCGCCCGCGACGGCGCCGCCGTCGTCGCGATCGACATGCCATCTGAAGAACTGAACGAGCTGGCCTCACGCGTCGGTGGCACCGCCCTGGCCCTGGACGTCACCGCGGCCGACGCGGTCGACCAGATCACCGCGCACGTCAAGGAGCACCACGGCGGCAAGGCCGACATCCTGGTCAACAACGCCGGCATCACCCGCGACAAGCTGCTGGCCAACATGGACGACGCCCGCTGGGACTCCGTCATCGCCGTGAACCTGCTTGCGCCGCAACGCCTCACCGAGGGACTCATCGAGAACGGCACCATCGGGGACGGCGGACGCATCGTCGGCCTGGCTTCCATCGCCGGCATCGCCGGTAACCGCGGCCAGACCAACTACGGCGCCACCAAGGCCGGCATGATCGGCATCACCCAGGCGCTGGCCCCCTCGCTGGCCGAGAAGGGCATCACCATCAACGCCGTCGCGCCTGGCTTCATCGAGACCAAGATGACCGCCGCGATCCCGCTGGCCAACCGCGAGGTGGGTCGCCGCATCAACTCACTGAACCAAGGTGGCGAGCCGGTGGACGTCGCCGAGACCATCGCCTACTTCGCCAGCCCGGCATCGAACGCGGTGACCGGCAACGTGGTTCGCGTCTGCGGCCAGTCCTGGTTGGGAGCGTAG
- a CDS encoding MaoC/PaaZ C-terminal domain-containing protein: protein MSQPSGLQNMVMAAVGALPFIPRPDVLPSRVVRTHGVQIDPAHVAAYAKVTGLSFTDKVPVTYPFALQFPSVMSLVASLDFPFPAIGTVHLENHITQHRAITATDTVDIEVRAENLREHRKGLLADIVTDVSIGTETVWQQTMTFLRQQRTSLSDGVKPEPPKAVKLPPPNSTLRISGGQIRRYASVGGDHNPIHTSSIGAKVLGFPKAIAHGMFTAAAVLANIQGEIPDAVRYDVKFGKPILLPAAVGVWIEKDGNGWDIAVRNPKKGDPHLTGSITPL, encoded by the coding sequence ATGAGCCAGCCTTCCGGGCTTCAGAACATGGTGATGGCGGCAGTGGGTGCACTGCCGTTCATCCCTCGCCCAGACGTATTGCCGTCCAGGGTTGTTCGCACCCACGGCGTGCAGATCGATCCGGCTCATGTGGCCGCGTACGCCAAGGTGACGGGTCTGTCTTTCACCGACAAGGTGCCGGTCACGTATCCGTTCGCCTTGCAGTTCCCGTCGGTGATGTCGTTGGTGGCGAGCCTGGACTTCCCGTTCCCGGCCATCGGCACGGTGCACCTGGAGAACCACATCACGCAGCACCGCGCCATCACCGCGACCGATACCGTCGACATCGAGGTGCGTGCCGAGAATCTGCGTGAGCACCGCAAGGGGCTGCTGGCCGACATCGTCACCGATGTCTCCATCGGCACCGAGACGGTCTGGCAGCAGACCATGACGTTCCTGCGCCAGCAGCGCACCAGCCTGTCGGACGGCGTCAAGCCGGAGCCGCCGAAGGCCGTCAAGCTGCCGCCGCCGAACTCGACGCTGCGGATCAGCGGCGGCCAGATTCGTCGCTACGCCTCCGTGGGTGGGGACCACAACCCGATCCACACCTCGTCGATCGGCGCCAAGGTGCTCGGCTTCCCGAAGGCGATCGCCCACGGAATGTTCACCGCAGCAGCCGTTCTGGCCAATATTCAGGGCGAGATCCCCGATGCGGTGCGTTACGACGTCAAGTTCGGCAAGCCGATCCTGCTACCCGCCGCGGTGGGTGTGTGGATCGAGAAGGACGGCAACGGCTGGGACATCGCCGTGCGCAATCCGAAGAAGGGTGACCCGCACCTGACGGGCAGCATCACGCCGCTCTGA
- a CDS encoding TIGR03086 family metal-binding protein produces the protein MTTALHPLQTVAHARAALHEVVSHLTDADNDKQTPNAKFTVAQLTEHLQNSIALLGSAAGVDIDVAGAGSVAERILAQSQAAVDAWQSRGIDGTVTLPIGEYPAEVAVRILGAEFLVHAWDYAVSTDQEFDPMDELTDSVLESARMIIQPERRDGDFFADEVPVSDDSSNLVKLIAFTGRNPEWSPAS, from the coding sequence ATGACCACAGCACTGCACCCGCTACAGACCGTCGCCCATGCCCGTGCCGCGCTGCACGAGGTAGTCAGCCATCTCACCGACGCGGACAACGACAAGCAGACGCCCAACGCCAAGTTCACGGTCGCCCAGCTCACCGAACACCTGCAGAACTCCATCGCGCTGCTCGGTAGCGCCGCCGGTGTCGACATCGACGTCGCCGGTGCGGGATCCGTGGCCGAGCGCATACTCGCGCAGTCACAGGCAGCCGTCGACGCCTGGCAGTCGCGTGGCATCGACGGAACGGTGACCCTGCCGATCGGCGAGTATCCCGCCGAGGTCGCCGTACGCATTCTCGGCGCGGAGTTCCTGGTCCACGCCTGGGATTACGCCGTCTCCACGGATCAGGAATTCGATCCGATGGACGAGCTCACCGACAGCGTCCTGGAGTCGGCGCGGATGATCATCCAGCCGGAGCGCCGCGACGGAGACTTCTTCGCCGACGAGGTGCCCGTATCCGATGACTCGTCAAACCTCGTGAAGCTCATCGCCTTCACCGGCCGCAACCCGGAGTGGTCACCGGCAAGTTAG
- a CDS encoding sulfate ABC transporter substrate-binding protein, whose protein sequence is MSADEDHRETPSADWRALLRQLPLLNILGVVAVLVAATLVVVKNLPDHSTDQLLNVSYDPTRELYNVVDGTFTKQYRDKTGKTIEIKRTNGGSSRQARSVLDGSQRADVVSLASVSDVDTLSLRGLIAPNWRQRLPNSSVPYTSTIVFVVRKGNPRGIHDWPDLVKDNVSVVTPNPRTSGNGQLSVLAAWGSVVTRGGSEADARAYLTALFRNVAALDSGARGATNTFSVQRLGDVHLTWENEAINEVDANKGELELIYPPVSIRAEPAVAWVDANLSDPKRVALAKAYLEYLFTDEAQEVAAQRGYRPFKPEILARHSNTLPAITQFPITAIATSWDDARQKFFSDNGIYETIPRNTNRGTTTFASDRQGR, encoded by the coding sequence GTGTCAGCGGACGAGGATCATCGGGAAACGCCATCCGCCGACTGGCGGGCACTGCTGCGTCAGCTCCCGCTGTTGAACATTCTGGGCGTGGTCGCCGTCCTCGTGGCGGCGACGCTGGTGGTAGTCAAGAACCTGCCCGACCACAGCACCGATCAACTGCTCAACGTCTCGTACGACCCGACGCGCGAGCTCTACAACGTCGTCGACGGCACCTTCACCAAGCAGTACAGGGACAAGACCGGCAAGACGATCGAGATCAAGCGCACGAACGGCGGCTCGTCGCGACAGGCCCGCAGCGTTCTGGACGGCAGCCAACGCGCGGACGTGGTCTCGCTGGCCTCCGTCAGCGACGTGGACACGCTCAGCCTGCGCGGACTGATCGCGCCGAACTGGCGTCAACGGCTGCCGAACAGCTCTGTCCCCTACACCTCCACGATCGTGTTCGTCGTCCGCAAGGGCAACCCGCGCGGCATCCACGACTGGCCAGACCTCGTCAAGGACAACGTCTCCGTCGTCACCCCGAACCCCCGCACCTCCGGCAACGGACAGCTCTCCGTGCTGGCGGCCTGGGGCTCGGTCGTGACGCGGGGCGGGAGCGAGGCCGACGCCCGCGCCTATTTGACCGCCCTGTTCCGGAATGTGGCGGCCCTGGACAGCGGCGCACGCGGCGCCACCAACACGTTCTCGGTGCAACGCCTCGGTGATGTGCATCTGACATGGGAGAACGAGGCGATCAACGAAGTCGACGCCAACAAGGGCGAACTCGAGCTCATCTACCCACCGGTGAGCATCCGGGCCGAACCGGCCGTCGCGTGGGTGGATGCCAATCTGAGCGACCCCAAGCGGGTCGCGCTGGCCAAGGCCTATCTGGAGTACCTGTTCACCGACGAGGCCCAGGAGGTCGCCGCGCAGCGCGGTTACCGTCCTTTCAAGCCCGAAATCCTTGCCCGGCATAGCAATACGCTGCCCGCGATCACCCAGTTCCCCATCACGGCAATCGCGACCAGTTGGGACGACGCACGCCAGAAGTTCTTCTCCGACAACGGCATCTACGAGACCATCCCGCGCAACACCAACCGGGGCACCACCACGTTCGCTTCCGACAGACAAGGACGCTAG
- a CDS encoding SulP family inorganic anion transporter has translation MPSALGLFETYDAIKARRDIIAGLTVAAISLPQAMAYALIAGVDPKYGVYSAIVVAAIASIFGSSSHLINGPTSAISLLVFSSLAFLDPENRTGLFEALFLLGVLVGAIQILIAVFKLGDLTRYISESVVIGFMASAALLLAIGQLANAIGVRDKGDGHMQVLQRAWLTLFHGDAVNYRALALSGTAVVLAVLLRRLVQRYGLPQIDMLLVLIVTAIIAYAYGWSVPDGTGHTDVKISGKIPASLPEFHIPEVQVSTLGELSHGALAIAFIGLIEALSIAHHTGQQIDYNRQILAEGLANLAGGFFQSLPGSGSLSRSAINYQSGAATRFSGIVSAATVTIALLLFAPLLRYIPQAALAGLLLVTAVRLVDFRRLAYAVKASRYDAGLVIITAVVGVAVNLDTAVLVGVVLSILLFVPRAAKLKAAELVVTQEGVIRERTPQDTPPGAGSPVIYDLEGELFFGAAPELDRYLDALHTRIRDENLKVVILRLKRVRHPDVVCIERLEHFIKEQQELGVTVLLAGVRSDSLALLQNVGFTDWLPAEQVFPEEDREFSATLRAVRYAQTHLQEVPSDPAATREKLYYLV, from the coding sequence ATGCCTTCGGCACTGGGACTATTCGAGACCTACGACGCGATCAAGGCTCGTCGCGACATCATCGCCGGCCTGACGGTGGCGGCAATCTCACTGCCACAGGCCATGGCCTATGCGCTCATCGCCGGCGTCGATCCGAAATACGGCGTCTACTCCGCGATCGTGGTCGCGGCCATCGCGTCGATCTTCGGGTCCTCGTCACACCTCATCAACGGACCCACCAGCGCCATCTCGCTGCTGGTGTTCAGCTCGCTGGCCTTCCTGGACCCGGAGAACCGCACCGGACTGTTCGAGGCGCTGTTCCTGCTGGGCGTGCTGGTGGGTGCGATCCAGATCCTGATCGCCGTCTTCAAACTCGGCGACCTCACCCGGTACATCTCCGAATCCGTGGTGATCGGATTCATGGCCAGTGCGGCCCTGCTGCTGGCGATCGGCCAGCTGGCCAACGCAATCGGCGTGCGGGACAAGGGCGACGGGCACATGCAGGTGCTGCAGCGCGCCTGGCTCACCCTGTTCCACGGCGACGCCGTGAACTATCGCGCGCTGGCCTTGAGCGGCACAGCTGTGGTGTTGGCGGTGCTGTTGCGCCGGCTGGTCCAGCGCTACGGTCTGCCGCAGATCGACATGCTGCTGGTGCTGATCGTCACCGCCATCATCGCCTACGCCTACGGCTGGTCGGTGCCGGACGGCACCGGCCACACCGATGTGAAGATCTCCGGAAAGATCCCCGCCAGCCTGCCGGAATTCCACATCCCCGAGGTTCAGGTGAGCACCCTGGGTGAGCTGTCGCACGGCGCGCTGGCCATCGCGTTCATCGGACTGATCGAGGCCCTGTCCATCGCGCACCACACCGGGCAGCAGATCGACTACAACCGTCAAATCCTTGCCGAGGGTCTGGCCAACCTCGCCGGTGGCTTCTTCCAGAGCCTGCCGGGCTCGGGTTCACTGTCGCGTTCTGCCATCAACTATCAGTCCGGTGCCGCGACACGGTTCTCCGGAATCGTCAGCGCGGCAACGGTAACCATCGCGCTGTTACTCTTCGCGCCCCTGCTCCGCTACATCCCGCAGGCCGCTCTGGCCGGCCTGCTGCTGGTCACCGCGGTGCGGCTGGTCGACTTCCGGCGCCTCGCCTACGCGGTGAAGGCCTCCCGGTACGACGCCGGGCTGGTCATCATCACCGCGGTGGTCGGTGTGGCCGTCAACCTGGACACCGCCGTGCTCGTCGGCGTGGTGCTGTCGATCCTGTTGTTCGTGCCCCGGGCGGCCAAGCTCAAGGCGGCCGAGCTCGTGGTGACCCAGGAGGGCGTCATTCGGGAGCGCACACCCCAGGACACTCCGCCCGGCGCGGGGTCACCGGTCATCTACGACCTGGAGGGCGAGCTGTTCTTCGGCGCGGCACCCGAACTCGACCGCTATCTGGACGCGCTACACACCAGGATCCGCGACGAGAACCTGAAGGTGGTGATCCTGCGCCTGAAGCGGGTGCGCCATCCCGACGTCGTCTGCATCGAACGTCTTGAACACTTCATCAAGGAGCAGCAGGAACTCGGCGTCACCGTCCTGCTCGCCGGGGTGCGCTCGGATTCGCTTGCGCTGCTGCAGAACGTCGGATTCACCGACTGGCTCCCGGCCGAGCAGGTTTTCCCCGAGGAGGACCGGGAGTTCTCGGCGACACTGCGAGCCGTGCGGTATGCGCAGACCCATCTGCAGGAAGTGCCCTCGGACCCGGCGGCGACCCGCGAGAAGCTCTACTACCTGGTGTGA
- a CDS encoding TetR/AcrR family transcriptional regulator, which translates to MAGGTKRLPRAVREQQMLDAAVQEFALNGFRDTSMDAIAAAAKISKPMLYLYYGSKEDLFVACLRRELGRFVEAVRGDIDLTQSPRDVLSTTVVSFLNYVDTHRASWIVIYGQATSTQLFAKQVREGRDRIIELVARLIKAASPEIDPETDYDAMAVALVGGGEAVASRVATGDIKVESAKDTLLNLGWRGLRGRPRDEPVAKRA; encoded by the coding sequence ATGGCCGGTGGTACCAAGCGGCTGCCCCGTGCCGTTCGGGAGCAGCAGATGCTGGATGCCGCGGTGCAAGAGTTCGCGCTGAACGGCTTCCGGGATACCTCGATGGATGCCATTGCGGCGGCGGCCAAGATCTCCAAGCCGATGTTGTACCTGTATTACGGCTCCAAGGAAGACCTCTTCGTCGCGTGCCTGCGCCGCGAGCTCGGCCGGTTTGTCGAAGCGGTCCGCGGCGACATCGATCTGACTCAGTCGCCTCGAGATGTGTTGAGCACCACGGTCGTATCTTTCCTCAACTATGTCGATACCCATCGGGCCTCGTGGATCGTGATCTATGGGCAAGCCACCAGCACGCAACTGTTCGCCAAGCAGGTGCGCGAGGGGCGCGATCGGATCATCGAACTGGTGGCGCGGCTGATCAAGGCCGCCTCACCCGAGATCGACCCCGAGACCGACTACGACGCCATGGCCGTGGCCCTCGTCGGCGGCGGCGAGGCCGTCGCTTCCCGTGTCGCGACGGGCGACATCAAGGTGGAGAGCGCCAAGGACACCTTGCTCAACCTCGGTTGGCGCGGTCTGCGTGGCCGTCCGCGCGACGAGCCGGTGGCCAAGCGCGCCTAG
- a CDS encoding TerC family protein → MDFTLALTPDLVAVFLTLFVLEVVLGIDNVIFISILASKLPSGQQARARNLGLTLAMVMRVGLVFLAGWIITLKEDVVELFGHGFSIKDFILIAGGLFLVYKAVHEIHLKLEGVAEESESSSATATFRSVLVQILLLDLVFSLDSVITAVGMTGNMIIIVTVVVLSFGIMLFASRFVFAFVNRHPTVKMLALSFLLLIGVFLIADGFGIKIDKAMIYGPMAFAILVEALNLLAAARKARQDNTTRQPVALRPSYPGVDESVAIAAATSTSPDAGSVGLSRKPVDGLGGDERAGLG, encoded by the coding sequence GTGGACTTCACTCTCGCGCTGACCCCCGATCTGGTGGCCGTCTTCCTCACCCTGTTTGTGCTGGAGGTGGTGCTGGGGATCGACAACGTCATCTTCATCTCGATTCTGGCCAGCAAGCTGCCCAGCGGCCAGCAGGCACGAGCACGCAATCTGGGGCTCACGCTGGCAATGGTCATGCGCGTCGGCCTGGTGTTCCTGGCCGGCTGGATCATCACCCTCAAAGAGGACGTTGTGGAGCTATTCGGCCACGGCTTCTCGATCAAGGACTTCATCCTGATCGCGGGCGGACTGTTCCTGGTGTACAAGGCCGTTCACGAAATACATCTCAAGCTCGAAGGCGTCGCGGAGGAAAGCGAATCATCCTCGGCAACAGCGACATTCAGGTCCGTTCTGGTGCAGATCCTGCTACTGGACCTGGTGTTCTCACTCGACTCGGTGATCACCGCGGTGGGCATGACAGGCAACATGATCATCATCGTCACAGTGGTGGTGCTCTCCTTCGGGATCATGCTCTTCGCCTCCCGCTTCGTCTTCGCCTTTGTCAACCGGCACCCGACCGTCAAGATGCTGGCGTTGTCCTTCTTGCTGCTCATCGGGGTGTTCCTCATCGCCGACGGATTCGGCATCAAGATCGACAAGGCGATGATCTACGGCCCCATGGCGTTCGCGATCCTGGTCGAGGCCCTCAATCTGTTGGCCGCGGCACGGAAAGCCCGGCAGGACAACACGACTCGCCAGCCTGTCGCCCTGCGGCCGAGTTATCCGGGTGTGGACGAGTCCGTCGCGATCGCGGCGGCCACCTCCACCAGCCCGGACGCCGGGTCGGTCGGCCTGTCCCGTAAGCCGGTGGACGGTCTCGGCGGTGATGAGCGCGCGGGCCTGGGCTAG